In a genomic window of Halobiforma lacisalsi AJ5:
- a CDS encoding ABC transporter permease — MSVRTVVAKDFLDVRRAKTVWFVGGLYTSLIALLFAQVRLGTGGPSDARMAVWNMVVVGAAFIPAIALVAAYLAIAGERESGSIVSLLSTPVSRRDVVLGKYVSRAVVVAASLAVAFTIAAGLAAVWFPAFDPAVFAGTAALTTLYALAYVSVAIGVSASTATRARAMAGAIGFYFATNLVTLFDDVSGLAALEYVANELLGLGLGADAIQFLGILSNPTRAYLASTMLVLPAELTEAIGLPARESLSWYVQPEIAVVILFGWLVAPVAIGWYRFERADIT; from the coding sequence ATGAGCGTCCGCACCGTCGTCGCCAAGGACTTCCTCGACGTCCGGCGGGCGAAGACCGTCTGGTTCGTTGGGGGCCTCTACACGAGCCTGATCGCCCTGCTGTTCGCGCAGGTCCGGCTGGGAACCGGCGGCCCGTCCGACGCCCGGATGGCCGTCTGGAACATGGTCGTCGTCGGCGCGGCGTTCATCCCCGCGATCGCGCTCGTGGCGGCCTACCTCGCGATCGCCGGCGAGCGCGAATCCGGGAGCATCGTCTCCCTGTTGTCGACGCCGGTCAGCCGCCGGGACGTCGTCCTCGGGAAGTACGTCTCGCGCGCGGTCGTCGTCGCCGCATCGCTGGCCGTCGCGTTCACGATCGCGGCCGGCCTCGCCGCGGTCTGGTTCCCCGCGTTCGATCCGGCCGTGTTCGCGGGCACGGCGGCGCTGACGACGCTGTACGCGCTGGCGTACGTGTCGGTCGCGATCGGCGTCTCCGCGTCGACGGCCACTCGAGCGCGCGCCATGGCCGGCGCGATCGGGTTCTACTTCGCGACGAACCTGGTGACGCTGTTCGACGACGTCTCCGGGCTGGCGGCACTCGAGTACGTCGCGAACGAGTTGCTGGGGCTCGGCCTCGGCGCGGACGCGATCCAGTTTCTGGGGATCCTCTCGAACCCGACCCGCGCCTATCTGGCGTCGACGATGCTCGTCCTGCCCGCGGAGCTCACCGAGGCGATCGGCCTCCCGGCACGCGAGTCGCTCTCGTGGTACGTCCAGCCCGAAATCGCGGTCGTGATCCTGTTCGGGTGGCTGGTCGCCCCGGTGGCGATCGGCTGGTACCGGTTCGAGCGGGCCGACATCACCTGA
- a CDS encoding ABC transporter ATP-binding protein, translating into MPAIRTDGLTKRFDDVVAVDSLDLEVRKGEVFGFLGPNGAGKSTVINVLLDFVRPTAGSVRVLGHDPRTDADLIRRRTGVVPEGNPLYERLTGRDHLEWTARAHDVAVDATALLERVGLSPEAGERPVGGYSTGMRQRLSLAMALAGDPDLLILDEPSAGLDPTGARRFREIVREEADDGRTVFFSSHVLGEVEAVSDRVGIMADGRLVATGTIPELRAELDLDASIVLEVERVPPDLGLEAVPGVDGVAVDGTTLRVDLADATAKGEVVARVSRHARVLDVRSEGTSLERLFATYTSADSTERSAESADHSPLAEVEE; encoded by the coding sequence ATGCCCGCGATCCGTACCGACGGTCTCACGAAACGGTTCGACGACGTCGTGGCCGTCGACTCGCTCGACCTGGAAGTGCGGAAGGGAGAGGTGTTCGGCTTCCTCGGTCCCAACGGGGCCGGGAAGTCGACCGTGATCAACGTCCTGCTCGATTTCGTCCGGCCGACCGCCGGTTCCGTCCGGGTTCTCGGCCACGACCCGCGGACCGACGCCGACCTGATCCGGCGACGAACCGGCGTCGTCCCCGAGGGGAACCCGCTCTACGAACGACTGACCGGTCGCGACCACCTCGAGTGGACCGCCCGCGCACACGACGTCGCCGTCGACGCGACGGCGCTGCTCGAGCGCGTTGGACTTTCGCCCGAGGCGGGCGAGCGACCCGTCGGCGGCTACTCCACGGGGATGCGCCAGCGGCTCTCGCTGGCGATGGCGCTCGCCGGCGATCCCGACCTGCTGATCCTCGACGAACCCTCGGCCGGCCTCGATCCAACCGGCGCGCGGCGGTTCCGCGAGATCGTCCGCGAGGAAGCCGACGACGGTCGAACTGTGTTCTTCTCGAGTCACGTGCTCGGGGAGGTCGAGGCGGTCAGTGACCGGGTCGGGATCATGGCCGACGGCCGACTCGTCGCCACGGGGACGATTCCGGAACTGCGGGCCGAACTGGACCTCGACGCGTCGATCGTCCTCGAGGTCGAGCGTGTGCCCCCCGATCTCGGACTCGAGGCGGTACCGGGCGTCGACGGGGTCGCGGTCGACGGAACGACGCTGCGGGTCGACCTCGCGGACGCGACGGCGAAAGGCGAGGTCGTCGCGCGCGTCTCACGGCACGCTCGCGTCCTCGACGTCCGCTCGGAGGGGACGTCGCTCGAGCGACTGTTCGCAACGTACACGTCGGCCGATTCGACGGAGCGATCGGCGGAGTCGGCCGACCACTCGCCACTCGCGGAGGTGGAGGAATGA
- the merB gene encoding organomercurial lyase: MANDRPDCSEPDVDERTATPADGTSAERGRWLPDRPEPALEAPLPDELGTALGRLVGTNPVATLGEWVEECRRLTGGAIALEELCHADGETAHWGELGGAGGERYDFQCVYDAVILAAVADEPVRVHTESPDGTPIEARATGDEVTATPPSAVVSFGVEADVDRPGGGADASIAEPTLEDVYATVCPYVRAFPDREAYDRWASRVSAATVAMPLAGATDLAEALVE; this comes from the coding sequence ATGGCAAACGATCGTCCCGATTGTAGCGAGCCCGACGTCGACGAACGGACCGCGACCCCCGCGGACGGAACGAGCGCCGAACGCGGACGCTGGCTCCCGGACAGGCCCGAACCGGCCCTCGAGGCGCCGCTCCCGGACGAGCTGGGGACGGCCCTGGGACGACTCGTCGGAACCAACCCGGTCGCAACGCTCGGCGAGTGGGTCGAGGAGTGTCGCCGGCTGACCGGCGGCGCGATCGCGCTCGAGGAGCTCTGTCACGCCGACGGTGAGACGGCCCACTGGGGGGAACTCGGCGGCGCGGGCGGCGAGCGATACGACTTCCAGTGCGTGTACGACGCGGTGATCCTGGCGGCAGTCGCGGACGAGCCGGTTCGCGTCCACACCGAGAGCCCCGACGGGACGCCGATCGAAGCCCGCGCGACCGGCGACGAGGTCACCGCGACCCCGCCGAGTGCCGTGGTTTCGTTCGGCGTCGAGGCCGACGTCGATCGGCCAGGTGGCGGGGCGGACGCGTCGATTGCCGAGCCGACCCTCGAGGACGTCTACGCGACCGTCTGTCCGTACGTCAGGGCGTTCCCGGACCGCGAGGCGTACGACCGGTGGGCGTCGCGAGTCTCGGCCGCGACCGTGGCGATGCCGCTCGCCGGCGCGACGGACCTGGCCGAGGCGCTCGTCGAGTGA
- a CDS encoding nitric-oxide reductase large subunit, giving the protein MKVTRKQLATFLAAIFVANLIVMGGGAWLSYQNSPDIPETVVGPDGETIATSADVQEGKMVFQENGLMNQGSMLGRGSYYDVDYTADSLELKTEHMRDYYAQEEHGTAYADLENAEQAAIDATVRQELQSSTPGEQVEYSAAEAYAHEQVRQEYVERYYEGDRERGIQEGLIPTEEEAEQFADFALWTAWISHTDRPDSDASFTNDFPYSPAAGNDAGGPVMTWSVIAMVLLVGGAGLAIWLYRAIELPEPEADGVTIPHPKEIDLTPSQLLSTRFILIGALLFVLQTFLGGLLAHYYVERNDFFGLHEVLGIDILEFLPWTITRTWHVDLGILWIATMWLGAGLFLAPLLTGREPRRQALYVKGLIGALLVVAVGGLAGIWLGVNNVFDGQLWWLLGNEGLEYLEIGRVWQAGLLVGFLGWTALVARGFKPLLDREPRYGLAHMIVYAGGSIGLLFMAGFLYTPETNFVMTEFWRWWVVHMWVEGVFEFFILVVIALTLVSMNLLSKKSAEKAVIFQAALVMGSGIIGVSHHYWWAGLPEVWLPIGSVFSTIEFIPLLFILYEALGQYRAMSGAGKSFPYRMAFYFIVASSVWNFFGAGVIGFFINLPVISYFQSGTYLTVAHAHGAMFGAFGFLAMGMAVYILRVTTRSEKWSEKRLRWSFWLCNVGLALMLFLSLLPVGFLQLEVAFTEGYAAARALEFYEGGLIQTLFWLRMPGDTLLILGAVVFAWDVAAKLLFQRKPTDSTTDDHVIADRIFAADEPVDEPVEPVSDDD; this is encoded by the coding sequence ATGAAAGTAACCAGAAAACAACTGGCCACGTTCCTCGCGGCCATCTTCGTCGCGAACCTCATCGTGATGGGCGGCGGGGCGTGGCTCTCATACCAGAACTCCCCCGATATTCCGGAGACGGTCGTCGGACCGGACGGCGAGACCATCGCCACCAGTGCCGACGTCCAGGAGGGGAAGATGGTCTTCCAGGAGAACGGGCTGATGAACCAGGGCTCGATGCTCGGCCGGGGTAGTTACTACGACGTCGACTACACCGCCGACAGCCTCGAGTTGAAGACCGAGCACATGCGCGATTACTACGCGCAGGAGGAACACGGGACCGCGTACGCGGACCTCGAGAACGCGGAGCAAGCAGCGATCGACGCCACGGTTCGCCAGGAACTCCAGTCGAGCACTCCCGGCGAGCAGGTCGAATACTCCGCGGCCGAGGCCTACGCCCACGAACAGGTGCGCCAGGAGTACGTCGAGCGCTACTACGAAGGCGACCGCGAACGCGGCATCCAGGAGGGGCTGATCCCGACCGAGGAGGAGGCCGAGCAGTTCGCGGACTTCGCGCTGTGGACCGCGTGGATCTCCCACACCGATCGTCCGGACTCGGACGCCTCCTTTACCAACGACTTCCCGTACTCGCCCGCCGCGGGTAACGACGCCGGCGGCCCCGTGATGACCTGGAGCGTCATCGCGATGGTCCTGCTCGTCGGCGGTGCGGGACTCGCCATCTGGCTCTACCGGGCCATCGAACTCCCCGAACCCGAGGCCGACGGCGTCACGATCCCCCACCCGAAGGAGATCGACCTCACCCCGAGCCAGCTGCTGAGCACGCGGTTCATCCTCATCGGGGCCCTGCTGTTCGTCCTCCAGACGTTCCTGGGCGGCTTGCTCGCCCACTACTACGTCGAACGCAACGACTTCTTCGGGCTCCACGAGGTGCTGGGGATCGACATCCTCGAGTTCCTCCCGTGGACGATCACCCGCACCTGGCACGTCGACCTGGGGATCCTCTGGATCGCCACGATGTGGCTCGGTGCAGGGCTGTTCCTCGCGCCGCTCCTGACCGGCCGCGAGCCCCGCCGACAGGCGCTGTACGTCAAGGGCCTGATCGGCGCGCTGCTGGTCGTCGCCGTCGGCGGCCTCGCCGGCATCTGGCTCGGCGTCAACAACGTCTTCGACGGCCAGCTCTGGTGGCTGCTCGGTAACGAGGGTCTCGAGTACTTGGAGATCGGCCGCGTCTGGCAGGCCGGCCTGCTGGTCGGCTTCCTGGGCTGGACGGCCCTCGTCGCCCGCGGGTTCAAGCCGCTGCTCGACCGCGAACCGCGCTACGGGCTGGCCCACATGATCGTCTACGCGGGCGGTTCGATCGGCCTGCTGTTCATGGCCGGCTTCCTCTACACGCCGGAGACGAACTTCGTCATGACGGAGTTCTGGCGCTGGTGGGTCGTCCACATGTGGGTCGAGGGGGTCTTCGAGTTCTTCATCCTCGTCGTCATCGCCCTGACGCTCGTCTCGATGAACCTCCTCTCGAAGAAGTCCGCCGAGAAGGCCGTCATCTTCCAGGCCGCCCTGGTCATGGGCAGCGGCATTATCGGCGTCTCCCACCACTACTGGTGGGCCGGCCTCCCCGAGGTCTGGCTGCCGATCGGCAGCGTCTTCTCGACCATCGAGTTCATCCCGCTGCTCTTCATCCTCTACGAGGCGCTCGGGCAGTACCGCGCCATGAGCGGCGCCGGGAAGTCCTTCCCCTATCGGATGGCCTTCTACTTCATCGTCGCCTCGAGCGTCTGGAACTTCTTCGGGGCCGGCGTCATCGGCTTCTTCATCAACCTGCCGGTGATCAGCTACTTCCAGAGCGGGACCTATCTCACGGTGGCCCACGCCCACGGCGCGATGTTCGGCGCGTTCGGCTTCCTCGCGATGGGGATGGCCGTCTACATCCTGCGCGTGACCACCCGGTCCGAGAAGTGGTCCGAGAAACGGCTGCGCTGGTCGTTCTGGCTCTGCAACGTCGGGCTGGCGCTCATGCTGTTCCTGTCGCTGCTGCCCGTCGGCTTCCTCCAGCTGGAGGTCGCGTTCACCGAGGGGTACGCCGCCGCCCGCGCCCTCGAGTTCTACGAGGGCGGGCTGATCCAGACGCTGTTCTGGCTGCGCATGCCCGGCGACACGCTGTTGATCCTCGGCGCGGTCGTCTTCGCCTGGGACGTCGCCGCGAAGCTGCTGTTCCAGCGGAAGCCGACCGACTCGACGACCGATGACCACGTCATCGCCGACCGGATCTTCGCGGCCGACGAGCCGGTCGACGAGCCCGTCGAGCCGGTTAGCGACGACGACTGA
- the hemC gene encoding hydroxymethylbilane synthase: MRTRGTLRLATRGSTLARRQAGLVKETLEDRRYEVELVTVETTGDQIRDELIHRLGKTGAFVRELDERVLEGDLDGAIHSMKDMPTEQPDELVTAAVPERGRPGDVLVTPDGSSLEDLPEGATVGTSSLRRRAQLLSERPDLEVEPLRGNVDTRLEKLLAPSLQAEHEKRSEADKERKANTGDEEFEPEYDRTVDEWFDDLSELERQALGREVETEYDAIVLAAAGLERSGLAHYVDYQGLPTETFVPAPGQGALAVTAADGETARDIREAIDHPRSRVETTVERTLLAELGGGCIAPIGIYGVVQGEYVHTNVTVFDRDGEESVVASRDLPVERHAEAAREFAADLADRGAADLIDAAREAAESDDTTDTDPPEGK, translated from the coding sequence ATGAGAACGCGCGGGACGCTACGACTTGCGACGCGGGGATCCACGCTGGCCCGGCGACAGGCCGGGCTCGTCAAGGAGACCCTCGAGGACCGGCGGTACGAGGTCGAACTCGTGACCGTCGAGACGACCGGCGACCAGATCAGGGACGAACTCATCCACCGGCTGGGCAAGACGGGCGCGTTCGTCCGCGAACTCGACGAACGCGTCCTCGAGGGCGACCTCGACGGCGCGATCCACTCGATGAAGGACATGCCGACCGAACAGCCCGACGAACTCGTCACGGCCGCGGTCCCCGAGCGGGGCCGGCCGGGCGACGTCCTCGTCACGCCCGACGGCTCGAGTCTCGAAGACCTGCCGGAGGGGGCGACCGTCGGTACCTCGAGCCTGCGCCGTCGCGCGCAACTGCTTTCCGAGCGGCCGGACCTCGAGGTCGAGCCCCTGCGGGGCAACGTCGACACGCGCCTCGAGAAACTGCTCGCGCCCTCGCTGCAGGCGGAACACGAGAAGCGGTCGGAGGCCGACAAGGAGCGGAAAGCCAATACCGGCGACGAGGAGTTCGAACCCGAGTACGACCGCACCGTCGACGAGTGGTTCGACGACCTCTCGGAACTCGAGCGCCAGGCGCTGGGCCGGGAGGTCGAGACCGAGTACGACGCGATCGTGCTCGCGGCGGCGGGCCTCGAGCGCAGCGGGCTGGCCCACTACGTCGACTACCAGGGGTTGCCGACCGAAACGTTCGTCCCCGCGCCCGGCCAGGGCGCGCTCGCGGTCACCGCGGCCGACGGGGAGACTGCACGCGACATCCGCGAGGCGATCGATCACCCGCGCAGCCGCGTCGAGACGACGGTCGAACGGACCCTGCTCGCGGAACTGGGCGGGGGCTGTATCGCCCCGATCGGCATCTACGGCGTCGTCCAGGGCGAGTACGTACACACGAACGTCACCGTCTTCGACCGCGACGGCGAGGAATCGGTCGTCGCGAGCCGAGACCTGCCGGTCGAGCGCCACGCCGAGGCGGCCCGGGAGTTCGCGGCCGACCTCGCCGACCGCGGCGCGGCCGACCTCATCGACGCCGCCCGCGAGGCAGCCGAGAGCGACGACACGACAGACACCGACCCACCGGAGGGGAAATGA
- the cobA gene encoding uroporphyrinogen-III C-methyltransferase codes for MEIEYHGGEPEPGTVYLVGSGPGDPGLLTVKAKRLLERADVVLHDKLPGPEILGDLPDERCIDVGKRAHGDRTPQSEINERLVELADEGKSVVRLKGGDSFVFGRGGEEAEYLAEHGVPFEVVPAVTSAVAAPAVAGIPVTHRDHASSVSFVTGHEDPTKEDSAVDWDALATAGGTIVVLMGVTRLPQYVTALQEGGMDPETPAALVERGTWQEQRVATGTLETIVDARDEVGIEPPAVTVIGDVAASRESVVEFLENEREPGRAESETDAVPADVPDS; via the coding sequence ATGGAAATCGAGTACCACGGAGGCGAACCGGAACCCGGAACCGTCTACCTCGTCGGGAGCGGTCCCGGCGACCCCGGCCTGCTGACGGTCAAGGCGAAACGACTGCTCGAGCGAGCGGACGTCGTGCTCCACGACAAGCTCCCGGGCCCCGAGATCCTCGGGGATCTCCCCGACGAGCGATGCATAGACGTCGGGAAACGCGCTCACGGCGACCGGACGCCCCAGTCGGAGATCAACGAGCGACTGGTCGAACTCGCCGACGAGGGGAAAAGCGTCGTCCGACTCAAGGGTGGCGACTCGTTCGTCTTCGGCCGCGGCGGCGAGGAGGCGGAGTACCTCGCCGAGCACGGCGTCCCGTTCGAGGTCGTTCCGGCGGTCACCTCGGCGGTCGCCGCGCCGGCCGTCGCCGGCATCCCCGTGACCCACCGGGATCACGCCTCGTCGGTCTCGTTCGTAACCGGCCACGAGGACCCGACGAAGGAGGACTCGGCGGTCGACTGGGACGCACTCGCCACGGCGGGCGGAACGATCGTCGTCCTGATGGGCGTCACCCGCCTGCCCCAGTACGTCACGGCGCTGCAGGAGGGCGGGATGGACCCCGAGACGCCGGCTGCGCTCGTCGAACGCGGCACCTGGCAGGAACAGCGGGTCGCGACCGGCACGCTCGAGACGATCGTCGATGCCCGCGACGAGGTCGGGATCGAACCGCCGGCCGTGACGGTGATCGGCGACGTCGCCGCCAGCCGCGAGTCGGTGGTCGAGTTCCTCGAGAACGAACGAGAGCCGGGTCGGGCGGAATCCGAAACCGACGCCGTCCCGGCGGACGTACCCGACAGCTAA
- a CDS encoding uroporphyrinogen-III synthase: MDEDAADSPTVAVFRPDDERIENATERLESLGAEPVPDPMLAVEPTDATPRTDADYVVLTSKTGVELVADAGWEPGDATVCAIGPATADRLRTAGYAVDLVPEEYTSSGLVAALEGQVDGARVEVARSDHGSPVLLEGLEAAGAYLHETILYRLVRPEGSGRSAELAAEGELDGLCFTSSLTVEHFLEAAADRGLEERARDGLADAVVGVIGEPTAETAREHGLEVDLVASEATFERLATETVDAASANGE, encoded by the coding sequence ATGGACGAAGACGCCGCCGACAGCCCGACCGTAGCCGTGTTCCGCCCCGACGACGAGCGCATCGAGAACGCGACCGAACGACTCGAGTCGCTCGGGGCCGAGCCCGTCCCGGATCCGATGCTCGCCGTCGAACCGACCGACGCGACGCCCCGGACCGACGCCGACTACGTCGTCCTGACGAGCAAGACCGGCGTCGAACTCGTCGCCGACGCCGGCTGGGAACCCGGCGACGCGACCGTCTGTGCGATCGGCCCCGCGACGGCCGACAGGCTCCGGACGGCGGGGTACGCCGTGGATCTCGTCCCCGAGGAGTACACCTCGAGCGGCCTCGTCGCCGCGCTCGAGGGCCAGGTCGACGGTGCGCGCGTCGAGGTCGCCCGCAGCGACCACGGCAGCCCGGTGTTGCTCGAGGGGCTCGAGGCGGCGGGCGCGTACCTCCACGAGACGATCCTCTACCGGCTCGTCCGTCCCGAGGGGAGCGGCCGCTCGGCCGAACTCGCCGCCGAGGGCGAGCTCGACGGGCTCTGTTTCACCTCGTCGCTGACCGTCGAGCACTTCCTCGAGGCGGCCGCGGACCGCGGCCTCGAGGAACGGGCCCGAGACGGGCTCGCGGACGCCGTCGTCGGCGTCATCGGCGAACCGACGGCCGAGACGGCCCGCGAGCACGGCCTCGAGGTCGATCTGGTCGCGAGCGAGGCTACCTTCGAACGGCTCGCGACGGAGACGGTCGACGCCGCGTCGGCAAACGGCGAGTGA
- a CDS encoding CapA family protein encodes MTGSRRRFLAATGAAVLGGCTAPAARSTKFEAHERHGTTIGFVGDAMLGRDLDDRYGSGRADPASVWGDLRPRLASLDGVCCNLECCLSTRGERFPDRTYYFRADPDWAVPALEAGNVRFASLANNHILDFGPTALRDTVDALADAGIGFAGAGERPAAARAPATVSIGDVDVAVVSLADHYAEYGATDDRPGTAYVETDPDVPETRRLVGAALERARETEPDLLIASVHWGPNWVEYPDDDLRAFGRWLVDRGVDLVHGHSAHVVQGIERYGDGLVLHDTGDIVDDYVIKEDLRNDRTFLFELGLEDGNPAELRLVPAVIDDLAVSRADEDEAAWLRETMRDRSAPFGTEYERDGDALVLPL; translated from the coding sequence ATGACCGGGAGTCGCCGCCGGTTCCTCGCGGCAACCGGAGCCGCGGTCCTCGGCGGCTGTACCGCGCCCGCGGCCCGGTCGACCAAGTTCGAGGCCCACGAGCGCCACGGGACGACGATCGGGTTCGTCGGCGACGCCATGCTCGGGCGCGATCTCGACGACCGCTACGGGAGCGGTCGAGCCGATCCGGCGAGCGTCTGGGGCGATCTGCGCCCCCGACTGGCGTCGCTGGACGGCGTCTGCTGCAACCTCGAGTGTTGCCTGTCGACGCGAGGCGAGCGGTTCCCCGACCGGACCTACTACTTCCGAGCCGATCCCGACTGGGCCGTCCCGGCCCTCGAGGCGGGGAACGTCCGGTTCGCGTCCCTGGCGAACAACCACATCCTGGATTTCGGGCCGACGGCGCTTCGTGACACCGTCGACGCGCTCGCGGACGCGGGGATCGGGTTCGCGGGGGCCGGCGAGCGGCCGGCGGCGGCCCGCGCGCCCGCGACGGTTTCCATCGGCGACGTCGACGTCGCAGTCGTCTCCCTCGCGGACCACTACGCGGAGTACGGCGCGACCGACGACCGCCCGGGGACCGCCTACGTCGAGACCGATCCGGACGTTCCCGAGACCAGGCGACTCGTGGGCGCGGCGCTCGAGCGTGCCCGGGAAACGGAGCCCGACCTGCTGATCGCGTCGGTCCACTGGGGGCCGAACTGGGTCGAGTACCCCGACGACGACCTGCGGGCGTTCGGCCGCTGGCTCGTCGATCGGGGCGTCGACCTCGTCCACGGCCACAGCGCCCACGTCGTCCAGGGGATCGAGCGCTACGGCGACGGCCTCGTGCTCCACGACACCGGGGACATCGTCGACGACTACGTGATCAAGGAGGACTTGCGGAACGATCGCACGTTCCTCTTCGAACTCGGCCTCGAGGACGGGAACCCGGCGGAACTCCGCCTCGTCCCCGCCGTCATCGACGATCTGGCGGTCTCCAGGGCCGACGAGGACGAGGCGGCGTGGCTCCGGGAGACGATGCGCGACCGCTCCGCGCCGTTCGGGACCGAGTACGAACGCGACGGCGACGCGCTCGTCCTCCCGCTGTAA
- a CDS encoding single-stranded-DNA-specific exonuclease RecJ, whose product MAGPVPELEDRATRCARRLCEADRVLLASHIDADGLTSAAIAAQALERAGLPFETVFEKQLDEEAIAAIAATDYDTVLFTDFGSGQLDVIGEHEDAGAFTPVIADHHQPADRDTEYHLNPLLFGIDGASELSGAGASYVLARALADLEPGVAADGGATGAAGTTTARADNRDLAALAVVGAVGDMQASGGELQGANERIVEEGVDAGVLETGKDLALYGKQTRPLPKLLEYATDVGIPGISGDEAGSLRFLEDLDLELRREDGEWRRWSGLTSEEKQTVASALVRRAVSRGVPAKKIDQLVGTSYVLSAEPVGTELRDASEFSTLLNATARYERADVGLGVCLGNRSDALERARKLLRNHRRNLSEGIDLVTREGVTHEAHLQWFHAEDRIRETIVGIVAGMAMGNEGISRSKPIVAFAEKTDDEVKVSARGTHGLVRDGLDLSTVMTEASRAVDGDGGGHDVAAGATVPAGREAEFVERADEIVGEQLS is encoded by the coding sequence ATGGCAGGGCCGGTTCCCGAACTCGAGGATCGCGCGACCCGCTGTGCGCGGCGACTGTGCGAGGCCGACCGCGTGTTACTCGCTTCGCACATCGACGCCGACGGACTCACCAGCGCCGCGATCGCGGCCCAAGCGCTCGAGCGCGCGGGACTCCCCTTCGAGACGGTGTTCGAGAAACAGCTCGACGAGGAGGCGATCGCCGCGATCGCGGCGACCGACTACGACACCGTCCTCTTCACGGACTTCGGGAGCGGCCAGCTCGACGTCATCGGCGAGCACGAGGACGCGGGCGCGTTCACGCCCGTGATCGCGGATCACCACCAGCCGGCCGACCGCGACACCGAGTACCACCTCAACCCCCTGCTGTTCGGGATCGACGGCGCGTCCGAGCTCTCGGGGGCCGGCGCGAGCTACGTTCTCGCCCGGGCGCTGGCGGACCTGGAGCCCGGCGTCGCGGCCGACGGCGGCGCCACAGGTGCCGCAGGAACCACCACGGCCCGCGCGGACAACCGCGACCTCGCCGCCCTGGCCGTCGTCGGCGCCGTCGGCGACATGCAGGCCTCCGGCGGCGAACTCCAGGGCGCGAACGAACGGATCGTCGAGGAGGGCGTCGATGCAGGCGTCCTCGAGACGGGCAAGGACCTCGCGCTCTACGGGAAGCAAACCCGGCCGCTGCCGAAACTGCTCGAGTACGCGACCGACGTAGGGATCCCGGGCATCTCCGGCGACGAGGCCGGCTCGCTGCGGTTCCTCGAGGATCTCGACCTCGAGTTGCGCCGCGAGGACGGCGAGTGGCGCCGGTGGTCGGGACTGACCAGCGAGGAGAAACAGACCGTCGCCAGCGCCCTGGTCAGGCGTGCCGTCTCGCGCGGGGTTCCCGCGAAGAAGATCGACCAGCTGGTCGGGACCAGCTACGTGCTCAGCGCGGAGCCGGTCGGTACCGAACTCCGGGACGCAAGCGAGTTCTCGACGCTGCTCAATGCGACCGCCCGCTACGAGCGCGCCGACGTCGGCCTGGGGGTCTGCCTGGGGAATCGGAGCGACGCGCTCGAGCGTGCACGCAAACTCCTTCGGAACCACCGCCGGAACCTCTCGGAGGGGATCGACCTCGTCACCAGAGAGGGCGTCACCCACGAAGCGCATCTCCAGTGGTTCCACGCGGAGGATCGCATTCGCGAGACGATCGTCGGCATCGTCGCCGGGATGGCGATGGGCAACGAGGGGATCAGCCGCTCGAAGCCGATCGTCGCGTTCGCGGAGAAAACCGACGATGAAGTGAAAGTGTCGGCCCGCGGGACCCACGGTCTGGTCCGGGACGGCCTCGACCTCTCGACGGTGATGACCGAGGCCTCGCGGGCCGTCGACGGCGACGGCGGCGGTCACGACGTCGCGGCCGGGGCAACGGTCCCCGCCGGGCGCGAAGCCGAGTTCGTCGAACGCGCCGACGAGATCGTGGGCGAACAACTGTCCTGA